The Branchiostoma floridae strain S238N-H82 chromosome 8, Bfl_VNyyK, whole genome shotgun sequence genome has a segment encoding these proteins:
- the LOC118420413 gene encoding uncharacterized protein LOC118420413: protein MDKPTVDVKPSTAAAAETGSVIVEGSAKKTSDPTRGLVSYRPEPTESAAARQMLKAHRTIQASRLNSEHATGSQQEHRSVPPSVPSAGQHKHHAARARPCHDGGSVRPGYSETCSTRVRPGYGTGPVRVRSGYDSCPVRVRPGYGSGSVRVRPGHDGIWSGHDEGFWHQPAYRINAVLFPGSQQVQTAQSRPPAVKMDTAASHDAPKAVRTASQGDSRCHGNGYKDKSTSRPNQLLSSDVKQTIPSCDPRTEKSGQPIRTAQSSTRPDGKHPNMHMGGHGDKRMTSQRPTLTSRPTPLEVLQKVRASKMTAPKVSNVTNLTSTQRPAPTSRPTPLEVLQKVRASKMATPKASNVTNTETSTRQHSWWSSDSESESDDESCWCLECFKCRIMGTVVPHEDKFAVTQQGVDKKTFEQARDSVGSSPSLQYVNANDSSRHGDNRTESSKRVRCSLESTSDRCKRVKLSGQSSEMTSHTSCEMTSRASCPSNSHDVTYNLGHGG, encoded by the exons ATGGACAAACCCACAGTCGATGTGAAGCCCAGCACAGCTGCAGCTGCGGAGACAGGTTCTGTCATAGTCGAGGGTTCGGCTAAGAAGACCAGCGACCCTACAAGAGGCTTGGTGTCGTACCGACCTGAACCGACAGAGAGCGCTGCTGCACGCCAGATGCTGAAGGCACACCGAACCATCCAGGCTTCCCGCCTGAATTCTGAACATGCTACTGGTTCCCAACAG GAACACCGATCAGTACCACCGTCTGTCCCATCAGCTGGTCAACACAAACACCATGCTGCGAGGGCACGCCCTTGTCATGACGGCGGGAGTGTACGCCCAGGTTACTCGGAGACTTGTTCTACGAGGGTACGTCCTGGGTACGGCACTGGTCCTGTGAGGGTACGCTCTGGGTACGACAGTTGTCCTGTGAGAGTACGCCCTGGGTACGGCAGTGGTTCGGTAAGGGTTCGCCCTGGTCATGACGGCATCTGGAGCGGCCATGATGAAGGTTTCTGGCACCAGCCGGCATATCGGATCAACGCCGTGCTGTTTCCCGGTAGCCAACAG GTCCAGACTGCTCAGTCGCGCCCTCCAGCGGTGAAGATGGATACTGCAGCATCCCATGATGCACCAAAAGCTGTCCGGACGGCCAGCCAGGGTGACtctcgttgccatggtaacggctaCAAGGACAAGTCGACATCTCGACCAAACCAGCTTTTATCCAGTGACGTCAAACAG ACGATCCCGTCATGTGATCCACGGACGGAGAAGAGTGGTCAGCCAATCAGGACCGCACAATCTTCCACAAGGCCTGATGGGAAACATCCCAACATGCATATGGGTGGTCACGGTGACAAAAGGATGACGTCACAACGTCCAACACTGACGTCACGACCTACACCATTGGAGGTTCTACAG AAAGTCAGAGCCTCAAAGATGACCGCACCCAAAGTCAGTAACGTTACCAACCTGACATCCACACAGCGCCCTGCCCCTACGTCACGACCTACACCCTTAGAGGTTCTACAG AAAGTCAGAGCCTCAAAGATGGCCACACCCAAAGCCAGTAACGTCACCAACACCGAGACATCCACACGTCAGCACTCTTGGTGGTCCAGCGACTCAGAGTCCGAGTCTGATGACGAGTCGTGTTGGTGTCTGGAGTGCTTCAAATGTCGCATCATGGGAACTGTTGTTCCTCACGAGGACAAGTTCGCTGTGACACAACAGGGCGTTGACAAGAAGACGTTTGAACAGGCACGTGACAGTGTCGGTAGTTCCCCCAGTCTTCAGTACGTCAATGCCAATGACAGCTCACGCCATGGTGACAATAGAACTGAGAGTTCCAAACGTGTCCGTTGCAGCTTGGAGTCAACTTCAGACAGATGTAAACGTGTCAAGCTGTCGGGACAGAGCAGTGAGATGACGTCACACACCAGCTgtgagatgacgtcacgtgccAGCTGTCCGTCCAACAGCCATGACGTCACGTATAACCTCGGACATGGAGGTTGA